The following proteins come from a genomic window of Meleagris gallopavo isolate NT-WF06-2002-E0010 breed Aviagen turkey brand Nicholas breeding stock chromosome Z, Turkey_5.1, whole genome shotgun sequence:
- the LOC116217539 gene encoding vacuolar protein sorting-associated protein 13A-like produces MNPRSDIDFSTPKMDLDINIKDVAVEFNKPQYFSVMELLESIDMMTRNLPYRKYRPDVPLHNNAKIWWKYVIYGILEVNVQRKLQMWSWEHIRHHRNQVKNYKELYRTKIISKKPNEEILKSLEEFEKVLDIFNITLARQQAEVEVKFHHLIKLKNINNIRLCVYIRQMHFSSDV; encoded by the exons ATGAATCCTCGATCTGACATTGATTTCTCAACTCCAAAAATGGATCTAGATATAAATATAAAGGACGTAGCTGTTGAATTCAATAAGCCacag TACTTCAGTGTCATGGAACTTCTTGAATCTATTGATATGATGACTCGAAATTTGCCGTATAGGAAGTACAGGCCTGATGTTCCATTGCACAACAATGCCAAGATATG GTGGAAATACGTTATTTATGGCATCCTTGAAGTAAATGTTCAACGTAAGCTCCAAATGTGGTCGTGGGAACATATTCGGCATCATAGGAATCAAGTGAAGAACTACAAGGAGTTGTATAGAACAAAGATAATATCAAAAAAGCCTAATGAAGAAATCTTAAAATCTTTGGAG gAATTTGAAAAGGTCCTGGATATTTTTAACATCACGCTTGCAAGGCAACAAGCAGAAGTTGAGGTAAAATTTCATCATTTAATCAAGTTGAAGAACATCAACAATATAAGATTGTGTGTATATATTAGGCAGATGCATTTTAGTTCTGATGTTTGA